The Petropleomorpha daqingensis genome includes a window with the following:
- a CDS encoding APC family permease: MAQLPAESPVAGLRRRRLSFVEVLAQSVSSLAPSAAMVVVPSIVLVASGAATLPAFAIATALVLLVGWCLTQFGRRMAAVGGTYSYTAKGLGPVGALIGGWALLIGYAAVAMAALVGAAIYLAGLFGMTASPFGVAGLGAVLGLAATLFAVRGIQLSARVALGLEVVSIALVVAVLTALLVAPRGAPGSAAPVVDAGVHWGGLAVGVVLGVTAFMGFESAATLGVEARRPLIAVPRAVLWTPVVAGVLFIGAAAAQVVLLRAAPLDVLTSPVPVAELAQRDGLDLLRRLLDLGIAASFFACVTGSTNALGRVLFSMGREGVLPRPLGSTHPRFETPHVALATVLPAVVGVPVVALALGAQARTVLTDALIVSVFGYVVAYALACLAMPLFLRRIGELTALPAVAGVVAFVVGVGGLAAAMAGTAWSGARGLGVVFLLALLPGVVWALWLRWRSPGRLRAVGVYDQATVSSVLPGSVPAVR; encoded by the coding sequence ATGGCACAGCTGCCTGCCGAGTCGCCGGTCGCCGGTCTGCGGCGTCGCCGGCTGAGTTTCGTCGAGGTGCTGGCCCAGTCGGTGTCCTCGCTGGCGCCGTCGGCCGCGATGGTCGTCGTCCCCTCGATCGTGCTGGTCGCGTCGGGTGCGGCGACCCTGCCCGCCTTCGCGATCGCGACGGCCCTGGTGCTGCTGGTGGGCTGGTGCCTGACCCAGTTCGGCCGCCGGATGGCCGCGGTCGGCGGCACGTACAGCTACACCGCGAAGGGGCTCGGCCCGGTCGGTGCGCTGATCGGCGGCTGGGCCCTCCTCATCGGCTACGCCGCCGTGGCCATGGCCGCACTGGTCGGGGCCGCGATCTACCTGGCCGGCCTGTTCGGGATGACCGCCTCGCCGTTCGGGGTGGCCGGGCTCGGCGCGGTCCTCGGGCTGGCCGCGACGCTGTTCGCCGTCCGGGGGATCCAGCTTTCCGCGCGGGTCGCGCTCGGACTGGAGGTGGTCTCGATCGCCCTGGTGGTCGCCGTGCTGACGGCGCTGCTGGTGGCACCGCGGGGCGCCCCGGGCAGCGCGGCACCGGTGGTGGACGCCGGCGTGCACTGGGGCGGGCTGGCCGTCGGCGTGGTGCTGGGCGTGACCGCGTTCATGGGCTTCGAGAGCGCCGCGACGCTGGGCGTGGAGGCCCGCCGGCCGTTGATCGCGGTGCCGCGGGCGGTGCTGTGGACGCCGGTCGTGGCCGGGGTGCTGTTCATCGGCGCGGCCGCGGCGCAGGTGGTGCTGCTGCGGGCCGCGCCGCTCGACGTGCTGACCAGCCCGGTACCGGTCGCCGAGCTGGCGCAGCGCGACGGGCTGGACCTGCTGCGCCGGCTGCTCGATCTCGGCATCGCGGCGTCCTTCTTCGCCTGCGTCACCGGGTCGACGAACGCGCTGGGGCGGGTGCTGTTCTCCATGGGTCGGGAGGGTGTGCTGCCACGCCCGCTCGGGTCGACGCACCCGCGCTTCGAGACGCCGCACGTGGCGCTGGCGACGGTGCTGCCGGCGGTCGTCGGCGTGCCGGTGGTCGCGCTCGCCCTCGGCGCGCAGGCGCGCACCGTGCTCACCGACGCGCTGATCGTCTCGGTGTTCGGCTACGTCGTGGCCTACGCCCTGGCCTGCCTGGCGATGCCGCTGTTCCTGCGCCGGATCGGTGAGCTGACGGCGCTGCCGGCGGTGGCCGGCGTGGTGGCCTTCGTGGTCGGGGTCGGCGGGCTGGCCGCGGCGATGGCCGGGACGGCGTGGTCGGGCGCTCGCGGGCTGGGGGTGGTCTTCCTGCTGGCGCTGCTGCCCGGGGTGGTCTGGGCCCTGTGGCTGCGGTGGCGGTCGCCGGGCCGGCTGCGGGCGGTCGGCGTCTACGACCAGGCGACCGTGAGCAGCGTCCTGCCCGGCAGCGTGCCGGCCGTGCGATGA
- a CDS encoding IclR family transcriptional regulator, with amino-acid sequence MTPAVDRGLTGRQPKAVQSALAILEAVARAGAGVTAKEVAEDVGLPPATTYRLLNLLVGEEYLVRLPDLHGFALGRKVAGLAGPSVAPALSTAAREVVAELRSRVRSGIHLVLYTPTALRCVDVDPDHPLQAPELVERHLHASAAGKLLLAEQPDWQELVHAQRLHRLTDRTVTRAADLDAELRAIRGGGCAVQAGQVHEDLACCAVPVRAPAGALVAALVVTVRSTDPAAAVAHAGLVREFTARLGPLLG; translated from the coding sequence ATGACGCCCGCCGTCGACCGCGGCCTGACCGGCCGGCAGCCGAAGGCGGTGCAGAGCGCGCTGGCCATCCTCGAGGCGGTGGCCCGCGCTGGCGCGGGGGTGACCGCGAAGGAGGTCGCCGAGGACGTCGGCCTGCCCCCGGCGACCACCTACCGGCTGCTGAACCTGCTGGTGGGGGAGGAGTACCTGGTCCGGCTGCCGGACCTGCACGGGTTCGCGCTGGGTCGGAAGGTGGCCGGGCTGGCCGGTCCGTCGGTGGCGCCGGCGCTGTCGACCGCGGCGCGGGAGGTGGTGGCCGAGCTGCGTTCCCGGGTGCGCAGCGGCATCCACCTGGTGCTGTACACCCCCACCGCGCTCCGCTGCGTCGACGTCGACCCCGACCACCCGCTGCAGGCTCCGGAGCTGGTCGAGCGGCACCTGCACGCGTCGGCCGCGGGCAAGCTGCTGCTGGCCGAGCAGCCGGACTGGCAGGAGCTCGTCCACGCCCAGCGGCTGCACCGGCTGACCGACCGGACCGTGACCCGCGCGGCCGACCTCGACGCGGAGCTGAGGGCGATCCGCGGCGGCGGCTGCGCGGTCCAGGCCGGGCAGGTGCACGAGGACCTCGCGTGCTGTGCGGTCCCGGTGCGCGCGCCGGCCGGAGCGCTCGTGGCCGCCCTCGTGGTCACCGTGCGCAGCACCGATCCGGCGGCGGCCGTGGCGCACGCCGGGCTGGTCCGGGAGTTCACCGCCCGGCTGGGGCCGCTGCTCGGGTGA
- a CDS encoding FAD-dependent monooxygenase yields MADPVLVVGCGPVGQTAALLLARWGLDVVVLEGRARRDLVGSRAICQQRDVLDVWDAVGAGAEIARRGVTWTTARTFHRDRELFSFTFRDRGRSPFPPFVNISQCETETLLDERIAAEPRIDVRWGTPVTGIGQDEDGVTLTCADGSEVRGSYALVCTGARGDDLRSALGLSFQGRAFEDRFLICDIRAELPGWQTERRFWFDPEWNPGRQVLVHPCPGSTFRIDWQVPPDFDLLAEEASGGLDRRIRQVIGDRPYEVVWRSVYRFSGRLVDRMRVGRVLLAGDAAHLYSPFGARGLNSGVLDAENAAWKTAFVLRGWAPDRLLESYHAERHAAARENLEVTSATMRFLVPGTEEEARHRRDVLARAATDPAARALVDSGRLAEPFWYVDSPLTTPDPRRPFAGRPARGEVPTPAPGVLVPDCPVTVPGRPDVVRLRQLAREGITVLAGDDAVLPAAGPPVAVHRIADLDPTPVLRDALGARPDELWVLRPDAHVAAVLTRTEDVGPAIDRLRGLTRAAAPAGR; encoded by the coding sequence ATGGCGGACCCGGTCCTCGTCGTCGGTTGCGGGCCGGTCGGGCAGACGGCGGCGCTGCTGCTGGCCCGCTGGGGTCTGGACGTCGTCGTCCTCGAGGGCCGCGCCCGACGCGACCTGGTCGGCAGCAGGGCGATCTGCCAGCAGCGCGACGTCCTCGACGTCTGGGACGCCGTCGGCGCCGGCGCGGAGATCGCCCGCCGCGGCGTCACCTGGACCACCGCGCGCACGTTCCACCGCGACCGCGAGCTGTTCTCCTTCACCTTTCGCGACCGCGGCCGCTCGCCGTTCCCGCCGTTCGTGAACATCTCGCAGTGCGAGACCGAGACGCTGCTCGACGAGCGGATCGCCGCCGAGCCGCGGATCGACGTCCGCTGGGGGACGCCGGTGACCGGGATCGGGCAGGACGAGGACGGCGTGACCCTCACCTGCGCGGACGGGAGCGAGGTGCGCGGCTCCTACGCCCTGGTCTGCACCGGTGCCCGCGGCGACGACCTGCGCTCGGCGCTGGGCCTGTCCTTCCAGGGCCGGGCGTTCGAGGACCGGTTCCTCATCTGCGACATCCGCGCCGAGCTGCCCGGCTGGCAGACCGAGCGGCGGTTCTGGTTCGACCCGGAGTGGAACCCCGGCCGGCAGGTGCTCGTCCACCCGTGCCCGGGCTCGACCTTCCGCATCGACTGGCAGGTGCCGCCGGACTTCGACCTCTTGGCCGAGGAGGCCTCCGGCGGGCTGGACCGGCGGATCCGGCAGGTGATCGGCGACCGGCCGTACGAGGTCGTGTGGCGGTCGGTCTACCGCTTCTCCGGCCGGCTCGTCGACCGGATGCGGGTCGGCCGCGTGCTGCTGGCCGGCGACGCCGCGCACCTGTACTCGCCGTTCGGCGCCCGCGGCCTGAACTCCGGCGTGCTCGACGCGGAGAACGCCGCCTGGAAGACCGCCTTCGTGCTGCGCGGCTGGGCGCCGGACCGGCTGCTGGAGAGCTACCACGCCGAGCGGCACGCGGCCGCGCGGGAGAACCTCGAGGTCACCAGCGCCACCATGCGGTTCCTGGTGCCCGGCACCGAGGAGGAGGCCCGGCACCGCCGCGACGTCCTCGCCCGCGCCGCGACCGACCCGGCGGCCCGGGCGCTGGTCGACTCCGGCCGGCTGGCCGAGCCGTTCTGGTACGTCGACTCCCCGCTGACCACGCCCGACCCGCGGCGGCCGTTCGCCGGCCGACCGGCGCGCGGTGAGGTGCCGACCCCCGCGCCGGGGGTGCTCGTGCCCGACTGCCCGGTCACGGTGCCCGGCCGGCCGGACGTCGTCCGGCTCCGGCAGCTCGCCCGCGAGGGGATCACCGTGCTGGCGGGGGACGACGCCGTCCTCCCCGCGGCTGGTCCGCCGGTCGCCGTCCACCGGATCGCCGACCTCGACCCCACGCCGGTGCTGCGGGATGCGCTCGGCGCCCGACCCGACGAGCTCTGGGTGCTGCGCCCGGACGCCCACGTCGCCGCCGTCCTCACCCGCACCGAGGACGTCGGCCCCGCGATCGACCGCCTTCGCGGCCTCACCCGAGCAGCGGCCCCAGCCGGGCGGTGA
- a CDS encoding MBL fold metallo-hydrolase, with translation MAAKPFASSADLGVKEQTLEVLADGVYALTAEGDPNIGAIEGEDFLVCFEALATPVAARRWLARLREHTDKPVRYLVLSHYHAVRVLGASAFDAEVIVSSEQTRHLIAERGRQDWESEYGRMPRLFEEPESIPGLTWPTLTFRDTLIIELGGDRGRLVLQFLGRGHTEGDIVAWLPEQGIVFAGDLVESQAALYTGDAFHFDWAAGTLDRVKALGAQQLVGGRGRIAKGRDQVDAAIEQTRDFLRTMQRTVGEAHRAGGTLQDAFAATHAALAPQYGAWPIFEHCLPFDVSRLWDEFSGIERPVIWTAERDRAVWDQLQG, from the coding sequence ATGGCAGCGAAGCCGTTCGCCTCCTCCGCCGACCTGGGCGTCAAGGAGCAGACCCTCGAGGTGCTCGCCGACGGCGTCTACGCGCTCACGGCCGAGGGCGACCCGAACATCGGCGCGATCGAGGGCGAGGACTTCCTCGTCTGCTTCGAGGCGCTGGCCACCCCGGTCGCCGCCCGCCGGTGGCTGGCCAGGCTGCGCGAGCACACCGACAAGCCCGTGCGCTACCTGGTCCTGTCGCACTACCACGCGGTGCGCGTGCTCGGCGCCAGCGCGTTCGACGCCGAGGTGATCGTCAGCTCCGAGCAGACCAGGCACCTCATCGCCGAGCGCGGCCGGCAGGACTGGGAGAGCGAGTACGGCCGCATGCCGCGGCTGTTCGAGGAGCCCGAGTCGATCCCCGGCCTGACCTGGCCGACGCTGACCTTCCGCGACACGCTGATCATCGAGCTCGGCGGCGACCGCGGCCGGCTCGTCCTGCAGTTCCTCGGCCGCGGGCACACCGAGGGCGACATCGTCGCCTGGCTGCCGGAGCAGGGGATCGTCTTCGCCGGCGACCTCGTCGAGTCGCAGGCCGCGCTCTACACCGGCGACGCGTTCCACTTCGACTGGGCCGCCGGCACCCTCGACCGCGTCAAGGCCCTCGGCGCCCAGCAGCTGGTCGGGGGCCGCGGCAGGATCGCGAAGGGTCGCGACCAGGTCGACGCGGCCATCGAGCAGACCCGCGACTTCCTGCGCACCATGCAGCGCACCGTCGGCGAGGCGCACCGCGCAGGAGGCACCCTCCAGGACGCCTTCGCCGCCACCCACGCCGCGCTGGCCCCGCAGTACGGCGCCTGGCCGATCTTCGAGCACTGCCTGCCGTTCGACGTCTCCCGGCTGTGGGACGAGTTCTCCGGCATCGAGCGGCCCGTCATCTGGACGGCCGAGCGCGACCGCGCCGTCTGGGACCAGCTGCAGGGCTGA
- the paaE gene encoding 1,2-phenylacetyl-CoA epoxidase subunit PaaE, translated as MTAPARRRPQFHPLRIAKVEQLTDDAVAVTFEVPAELAEDYRFKPGQALTLRRVVGEQDERRSYSICAPMGAAPRVGVREVPGGFFSSYLVHEVRPGDEIEVLPPSGTFTADLSVPGDHVFVVAGSGITPAISLAGSVLRDGESTVTVFYGNRRTNTVMFADELADLKDRYGTRLQLVHVLSREPRDAELTTGRLDAGRLRTLVDAFTDPEHVDHWWLCGPHGMVTDARELLTELGVPREKVHQELFYVDDIPPQPVRGDDQLVVGPSSQVTVVLDGRSTTLALPKDEPVLDSAQRVRSDLPFACKGGVCGTCRARVTDGEVEMRRNYALEPNEVAAGYVLTCQSLPLTDAVTVDFDA; from the coding sequence GTGACCGCACCCGCCCGGCGCCGACCGCAGTTCCACCCGCTGAGGATCGCGAAGGTCGAGCAGCTCACCGACGACGCCGTCGCGGTCACCTTCGAGGTCCCGGCGGAGCTGGCGGAGGACTACCGCTTCAAGCCGGGTCAGGCGCTCACCCTGCGCCGGGTCGTCGGCGAGCAGGACGAGCGGCGTTCCTACTCCATCTGCGCGCCGATGGGCGCCGCGCCGCGGGTCGGCGTCCGCGAGGTGCCGGGCGGCTTCTTCTCCTCCTACCTGGTGCACGAGGTCCGGCCGGGCGACGAGATCGAGGTGCTGCCGCCGTCGGGCACCTTCACCGCGGACCTGTCGGTGCCCGGCGACCACGTCTTCGTCGTCGCCGGCTCGGGCATCACGCCGGCGATCAGCCTGGCCGGCAGCGTGCTCCGGGACGGCGAGTCGACGGTCACCGTCTTCTACGGCAACCGGCGCACCAACACGGTGATGTTCGCCGACGAGCTCGCCGACCTGAAGGACCGCTACGGCACGCGGCTGCAGCTGGTGCACGTCCTCTCCCGCGAGCCCAGGGACGCCGAGCTGACCACCGGCCGGCTCGACGCCGGACGGCTGCGCACGCTCGTCGACGCGTTCACCGATCCCGAGCACGTCGACCACTGGTGGCTGTGCGGGCCGCACGGCATGGTCACCGACGCGAGGGAGCTGCTCACCGAGCTCGGCGTCCCCCGCGAGAAGGTGCACCAGGAGCTGTTCTACGTCGACGACATCCCGCCGCAGCCGGTCCGCGGCGACGACCAGCTGGTCGTCGGGCCGAGCAGCCAGGTCACCGTCGTCCTCGACGGGCGCTCGACGACGCTGGCCCTGCCCAAGGACGAGCCCGTGCTCGACTCGGCGCAGCGGGTGCGCTCGGACCTGCCCTTCGCCTGCAAGGGCGGGGTCTGCGGCACCTGCCGCGCCCGGGTCACCGACGGCGAGGTGGAGATGCGCCGCAACTACGCCCTCGAGCCGAACGAGGTCGCGGCCGGGTACGTGCTCACCTGCCAGAGCCTGCCGCTCACCGACGCGGTGACGGTCGACTTCGACGCCTGA
- the paaD gene encoding 1,2-phenylacetyl-CoA epoxidase subunit PaaD has protein sequence MTALLTDPRAVAETVTDPELPMLTLADLGVLRDVRVEDGTVVVEITPTYSGCPAMGVMRADLVHALHRAGFADVDVRTVLSPAWTTDWISDAGRRKLADAGIAPPGTAPVRAAGPVPLSLLPTRRTAACPLCGSTDTVELSEFGATACKALRRCRECGEPFEHVKEI, from the coding sequence GTGACCGCCCTGCTGACCGACCCCCGCGCAGTCGCGGAGACGGTGACCGACCCCGAGCTGCCGATGCTCACGCTCGCCGACCTGGGCGTGCTGCGCGACGTCCGCGTCGAGGACGGCACCGTCGTCGTCGAGATCACCCCGACCTACAGCGGCTGCCCGGCGATGGGCGTCATGCGCGCCGACCTCGTGCACGCCCTGCACCGCGCCGGCTTCGCCGACGTCGACGTCCGCACCGTCCTGTCCCCCGCCTGGACGACGGACTGGATCAGCGACGCCGGCCGCCGCAAGCTCGCCGACGCCGGGATCGCCCCGCCCGGGACGGCGCCGGTGCGCGCGGCCGGCCCGGTGCCGCTGAGCCTCCTCCCCACCCGCCGCACCGCCGCCTGCCCGCTCTGCGGCTCGACCGACACCGTCGAGCTGAGCGAGTTCGGCGCCACCGCCTGCAAGGCCCTGCGCCGCTGCCGCGAGTGCGGCGAGCCGTTCGAGCACGTCAAGGAGATCTGA
- the paaC gene encoding 1,2-phenylacetyl-CoA epoxidase subunit PaaC, with amino-acid sequence MHEETVYDALANAHDDAGHWAFGTGFDDPLAGVDTTVPDGVVPADLGAYCLMLGDDALVLAQRLTQWITNAPELEEEVAIGNIALDLLGQARLLLARAGSVGVLGRSRERATESIPDEDALAYFRDADEFRNTGLVEAPNGDFAQTMLRLLVASTVRLAVLARLRQSRDPVLAAIAVKGVNELTYHRDHAARWVLRLGDGTEESHRRAQDGATAVWPLLAELFTATDVERRLVEVGVAVDPAAVRDEVREVLTTVLERATLRVPEWPSDTGPRGRDGEHGEELAELLAELQGLAREHPAATW; translated from the coding sequence TTGCACGAAGAGACCGTCTACGACGCGCTGGCGAATGCGCACGACGACGCGGGGCACTGGGCGTTCGGCACGGGGTTCGACGACCCGCTGGCCGGCGTCGACACCACGGTGCCCGACGGCGTCGTCCCCGCCGACCTCGGCGCGTACTGCCTGATGCTCGGCGACGACGCGCTCGTGCTGGCGCAGCGGCTGACGCAGTGGATCACCAACGCCCCCGAGCTCGAGGAAGAGGTCGCGATCGGCAACATCGCCCTCGACCTGCTCGGCCAGGCGCGGCTGCTGCTCGCCCGCGCCGGCTCGGTCGGCGTGCTCGGCCGGTCGCGGGAGCGCGCGACCGAGTCCATCCCGGACGAGGACGCGCTGGCCTACTTCCGGGACGCCGACGAGTTCCGCAACACCGGGCTGGTCGAGGCGCCGAACGGGGACTTCGCGCAGACGATGCTCCGGCTGCTGGTCGCCTCCACCGTGCGGCTGGCGGTGCTGGCGCGGCTGCGGCAGTCCCGCGACCCGGTGCTCGCCGCGATCGCCGTCAAGGGCGTCAACGAGCTCACCTACCACCGCGACCACGCCGCGCGCTGGGTGCTCCGGCTCGGTGACGGCACCGAGGAGTCGCACCGCCGGGCGCAGGACGGCGCCACCGCCGTCTGGCCCCTGCTGGCCGAGCTGTTCACGGCGACGGACGTCGAGCGCCGGCTGGTGGAGGTCGGCGTCGCCGTCGACCCGGCCGCGGTGCGCGACGAGGTGCGCGAGGTGCTGACGACCGTGCTCGAGCGGGCGACGCTGCGGGTGCCGGAGTGGCCGTCCGACACCGGGCCCCGCGGACGGGACGGCGAGCACGGTGAGGAGCTCGCCGAGCTGCTGGCCGAGCTGCAGGGGCTGGCCCGCGAGCACCCGGCGGCGACCTGGTGA
- the paaB gene encoding 1,2-phenylacetyl-CoA epoxidase subunit PaaB: MSSDMTAEGGHGAVPTSADVPVTPKASTAKRDWPLYEVFVRGKRGLNHVHVGSLHAPDDEMAVHAARDLYTRRNEGVSIWVVKAADITASSPDEKDPMFAPSGDKVYRHPTFYEIPENVPHM, translated from the coding sequence ATGAGCTCCGACATGACCGCCGAGGGCGGGCACGGCGCCGTCCCGACCTCGGCCGACGTCCCGGTGACGCCGAAGGCGAGCACCGCCAAGCGCGACTGGCCGCTGTACGAGGTGTTCGTGCGCGGCAAGCGCGGGCTCAACCACGTGCACGTCGGGTCGCTGCACGCGCCGGACGACGAGATGGCCGTGCACGCCGCGCGCGACCTGTACACGCGGCGCAACGAGGGCGTGAGCATCTGGGTGGTCAAGGCCGCCGACATCACCGCCTCGAGCCCCGACGAGAAGGACCCGATGTTCGCCCCGAGCGGCGACAAGGTCTACCGCCACCCCACCTTCTACGAGATCCCCGAGAACGTCCCCCACATGTAG
- the paaA gene encoding 1,2-phenylacetyl-CoA epoxidase subunit PaaA, whose translation MSAPPLDRPTTDESALQAHFDATIAADHRIEPRDWMPEGYRKTLIRQIAQHAHSEIIGMQPEGDWLLAAPSLRRKAILLAKVQDEAGHGMYLYSATETLGADRADLTDKLIEQKQKYSSIFNYPTLTYADVGVIGWLVDGAAICNQVPLCRSSYGPYARAMIRICKEESFHQRQGYELLMTMMRGTEGQRAMVQDAVDRWWWPSLMMFGPPDADSPNSAQSMAWGIKRHTNDELRQRFVDMTVPQADVLGVTLPDPELSLDPETGHYRFGQIDWAEFKQVVSGSGPMNAVRIARRRAARDDNAWVMDAATAYAEKHA comes from the coding sequence ATGTCCGCGCCTCCCCTCGACCGCCCGACCACCGACGAGTCCGCGCTGCAGGCCCACTTCGACGCGACGATCGCGGCCGACCACCGCATCGAGCCGCGCGACTGGATGCCCGAGGGCTACCGCAAGACGCTGATCCGGCAGATCGCGCAGCACGCGCACTCCGAGATCATCGGCATGCAGCCCGAGGGCGACTGGCTGCTCGCCGCGCCGTCGCTGCGCCGCAAGGCGATCCTGCTGGCCAAGGTGCAGGACGAGGCCGGCCACGGGATGTACCTGTACTCGGCCACCGAGACGCTCGGCGCCGACCGTGCCGACCTCACCGACAAGCTCATCGAGCAGAAGCAGAAGTACAGCTCGATCTTCAACTACCCGACGCTGACCTACGCCGACGTCGGCGTCATCGGCTGGCTGGTCGACGGGGCCGCGATCTGCAACCAGGTGCCGCTGTGCCGCTCCTCCTACGGGCCCTACGCCCGGGCGATGATCCGCATCTGCAAGGAGGAGTCGTTCCACCAGCGGCAGGGCTACGAGCTGCTGATGACGATGATGCGCGGCACCGAGGGCCAGCGGGCGATGGTGCAGGACGCCGTCGACCGGTGGTGGTGGCCGTCGCTGATGATGTTCGGCCCGCCGGACGCCGACTCCCCCAACTCGGCGCAGTCGATGGCGTGGGGCATCAAGCGGCACACCAACGACGAGCTGCGCCAGCGGTTCGTCGACATGACCGTCCCGCAGGCCGATGTCCTCGGTGTCACGCTGCCCGACCCGGAGCTGTCGCTGGACCCGGAGACCGGGCACTACCGGTTCGGCCAGATCGACTGGGCCGAGTTCAAGCAGGTCGTCTCGGGCAGCGGACCGATGAACGCGGTGCGGATCGCCCGCCGGCGGGCCGCCCGCGACGACAACGCCTGGGTGATGGACGCGGCCACGGCGTACGCGGAGAAGCACGCATGA
- the paaK gene encoding phenylacetate--CoA ligase PaaK, which produces MTTATSETNRRLGSAPDPALLDDAERLDLDELRALQLERLQWTLRHAYENVPHYRRAFDEAGVHPDDCTDLSDLARFPTTSKADLRENYPFGMFAVPQDQVRRVHASSGTTGRPTVVGYTEKDIDTWATVMARSIRAAGGRPGDKLHNAYGYGLFTGGLGAHYGAEKLGCTVIPVSGGMTPRQVQLIRDFEPRIIMVTPSYMLTVIDEFEKQGVDPRDSSLEIGIFGAEPWTEQMRLEMEERAGIHAVDIYGLSEVMGPGVAQECVETKDGLHVWEDHFYPEVIDPITGEVLPDGEKGELVFTSLTKEAMPVIRYRTRDLTRLLPGTARPGMRRMEKITGRTDDMIILRGVNLFPTQIEEIVLRTPGLSPHFALELITKGRMDHLICRIEARPDCPPERREAAAAEVAKGVKDTVGTSIEVLVVDPETLARSVGKLQRLVDHRNRV; this is translated from the coding sequence ATGACGACGGCGACCAGCGAGACCAACCGACGGCTGGGCAGCGCCCCGGACCCCGCCCTCCTGGACGACGCCGAGCGGCTGGACCTCGACGAGCTGCGCGCCCTGCAGCTCGAGCGGCTGCAGTGGACCCTGCGGCACGCCTACGAGAACGTCCCGCACTACCGGCGCGCGTTCGACGAGGCCGGCGTCCACCCCGACGACTGCACGGACCTGTCGGACCTGGCCAGGTTCCCCACCACGAGCAAGGCCGACCTGCGCGAGAACTACCCGTTCGGCATGTTCGCCGTCCCGCAGGACCAGGTCCGCCGGGTGCACGCCTCGTCCGGCACGACCGGGCGCCCCACCGTCGTCGGCTACACCGAGAAGGACATCGACACCTGGGCGACCGTCATGGCCCGGTCGATCCGCGCCGCGGGCGGGCGGCCCGGGGACAAGCTGCACAACGCCTACGGCTACGGCCTGTTCACCGGCGGGCTCGGCGCGCACTACGGCGCGGAGAAGCTCGGCTGCACCGTCATCCCCGTCTCCGGCGGCATGACCCCGCGGCAGGTCCAGCTCATCCGCGACTTCGAGCCGCGGATCATCATGGTCACGCCGTCCTACATGCTCACCGTGATCGACGAGTTCGAGAAGCAGGGCGTCGACCCCCGGGACAGCTCGCTGGAGATCGGCATCTTCGGCGCCGAGCCGTGGACCGAGCAGATGCGCCTGGAGATGGAGGAGCGCGCCGGCATCCACGCCGTCGACATCTACGGCCTGTCGGAGGTCATGGGCCCCGGCGTCGCCCAGGAGTGCGTGGAGACCAAGGACGGCCTGCACGTCTGGGAGGACCACTTCTACCCGGAGGTCATCGACCCGATCACCGGCGAGGTGCTCCCGGACGGCGAGAAGGGCGAGCTGGTCTTCACCTCGCTGACCAAGGAGGCCATGCCGGTCATCCGCTACCGCACCCGCGACCTGACCCGGCTGCTCCCGGGCACCGCCCGGCCGGGCATGCGGCGGATGGAGAAGATCACCGGCCGCACCGACGACATGATCATCCTGCGCGGGGTGAACCTGTTCCCGACGCAGATCGAGGAGATCGTGCTGCGCACCCCCGGTCTGTCGCCGCACTTCGCCCTCGAGCTGATCACCAAGGGCCGGATGGACCACCTCATCTGCCGGATCGAGGCCCGCCCCGACTGCCCGCCCGAGCGCCGCGAGGCGGCCGCCGCCGAGGTGGCCAAGGGGGTCAAGGACACCGTCGGCACCAGCATCGAGGTGCTCGTCGTCGACCCGGAGACCCTGGCCCGGTCGGTGGGCAAGCTGCAGCGGCTGGTCGACCACCGGAACCGCGTGTGA
- a CDS encoding TetR/AcrR family transcriptional regulator translates to MTATARRGRPGHSLESLLDVAVAVFNERGYDATSMDELAGRLGITKSAIYHHVPSKVELLRLALDRALDGLFAVTEEPAATTGRAIDRLEHVVRGSVRVLVGELPFVTLLLRVRGNSEVEQAALKRRREFDRIVTDLVAAAEDEGDVRQDVDPAVTSRLLFGTVNSLTEWYRPDGGLSADALADALVATTFDGLRTRPRRSAVSRA, encoded by the coding sequence GTGACCGCCACCGCGCGCCGAGGCCGGCCCGGGCACTCGCTGGAGTCGCTGCTCGACGTCGCCGTCGCCGTCTTCAACGAGCGCGGGTACGACGCCACGAGCATGGACGAGCTGGCCGGCCGGCTGGGCATCACGAAGTCGGCGATCTACCACCACGTGCCGAGCAAGGTCGAGCTGCTGCGCCTGGCGCTCGACCGCGCGCTGGACGGCCTGTTCGCCGTCACCGAGGAGCCGGCTGCGACGACCGGGCGGGCGATCGACCGGCTCGAGCACGTCGTGCGCGGCTCGGTCCGCGTGCTGGTCGGCGAGCTGCCGTTCGTCACCCTGCTGCTGCGCGTGCGCGGCAACTCCGAGGTCGAGCAGGCCGCGCTCAAGCGCCGGCGCGAGTTCGACCGGATCGTCACCGACCTCGTGGCCGCGGCGGAGGACGAGGGAGACGTCCGGCAGGACGTCGACCCGGCCGTCACCAGCCGGCTGCTGTTCGGCACCGTCAACTCCCTCACCGAGTGGTACCGGCCGGACGGCGGCCTGTCCGCCGACGCCCTGGCCGACGCCCTCGTCGCCACCACCTTCGACGGCCTGCGCACCCGCCCCCGCCGATCTGCGGTTTCGCGCGCTTAA